A region from the Bacteroidota bacterium genome encodes:
- a CDS encoding transposase yields MKKYDQKLKERVIADYLSGGGTYRHLQAKYGISFQIIHQWVQDFKGKGTNL; encoded by the coding sequence ATGAAAAAGTACGATCAAAAATTAAAGGAACGGGTAATAGCAGATTACCTGTCGGGCGGTGGCACTTACCGCCATTTGCAAGCCAAGTATGGCATCAGTTTCCAAATCATACATCAATGGGTTCAGGATTTTAAGGGCAAGGGCACCAATCTCTGA